In Streptomyces sp. P9-A4, the genomic window GACGACGGCTGGCTGACGGTCCTCGTCGTCAACGGGCCCAGCCTGGAGGCGGGTTCCTCGGTCGAGCGGGGTGTGCCGGGGACGGGTCACGGACTCGTCGGTATGCGGGAGCGCGTACGGTTGACGGGCGGCTCGCTCGACACCGGACCGCTGCCGGACGGGGGCTTCCGGGTGGCGGCGCGGATGCCGCTGGCCGCGGACTCCGTTCCGGGCCCTGTTCCGGACCCTGTTCCGGGCCCTGTTCCGGACCTGGTCGCCTCCCCGACCCGGAAGCCGACCCCGACCCCGACCCCGACCCAGACCTCGGCCCAGACCTCGGCCCAGGCGTCGCCCCCGGCCCCGACCCCCACCCCAGCCCCCACCCCAACCGTCAAGGACCCCGAGTGACCATCCGTGTGATCATCGTCGACGACCAGGCCATGGTGCGGGCCGGATTCGCCGCGCTGCTCTCCGCGCAGCCCGACATCGACGTCGTGGGCGAGGCCCCCGACGGACGGCAGGGCGTCGACGTGGCCCGGTCGACGCACCCGGACGTGGTGCTGATGGACGTACGGATGCCGGAGCTCGACGGGCTCGCCGCCGCCCGGGAGATCCTGCACCCGCCGACCGGGGTGACGCATCTGCCGAAGGTGCTGATGCTGACCACCTTCGATGTCGACGACTACGTGTACGAGGCGCTGCGCGCGGGCGCGTCCGGCTTCCTCCTGAAAGACGCGCCGCCGGCCGATCTCATCGCGGCGGTACGGGTGGTGGCGGCGGGCGAGGCCCTGCTCGCCCCCTCGGTGACCCGGCGGCTCATCGCCGACTTCGCCGCCTCCCGGCCGGCCCCGCGCCGGGACACCACGGCGCTGCGCCTGAACGGTCTCACCCCGCGTGAGACCGAGGTACTGGAACTCATCGCCCGGGGCCTGTCCAACCAGGAGATCGCGGATCATCTGGTCCTCGCCGAGCAGACCGTGAAGACCCACATCGGCCGGGTCCTGGCCAAGCTGGACCTGCGCGACCGGGCGCAGGCGGTGGTCTTCGCGTACGAGTCGGGCCTGGTCACACCGGGTGCGTCCTGATCCCGCGCCCCCGCTCCGCCCCGCGCCCCCGGCCCGGCGCGCGCTGAACCCGTGCCCACGCCCCTGACCCACCCCCCGGCCCGCCCCCGGGGGAAAACCCCACCCCTCCCCTGGTGTTGGCTGCTCCTCCACCCCCTACCCGGGTATCGGGCGGGAGTTGGCTCCCCGGTGTGACGTGCCGTCACCCGTCGTCTTCCTACCTTCCTCTCGCCAGCGAACGAGCGAGTACCGAAGAGGGAGGGCGACCCCATGCGCCGCATTTCGAGGACCCTGATCACCGCGGCCCTGGTGACCGCCGTGATCGGCGGGACGGCGGGCTTCGCGGCCGGCGACAGCCAGGAGGCCGTGACCGGGGCGCCGGCCGGGACGGCCGAGTGGCGGGCGGCGGGGCTGCCCGACCCCGAGCGGATGGACCCGGCCGGGGTGGCGCGGTTCTTCGCCGGGCTGGACCCCGCACGGCGGCGGGAACTGGCCCGGACCCACCCCACCGTCGTCGGGAACCTCGACGGCGCACCCCTGGAGCTGCGGTACGAGGCCAACGCCCGTGCCACCCGGGGGCAGTTCGGCGGGGCCCGGGTCCTCGCCCACGACGCACGCGGCCGGGGTCAGGTGGCCCTGGTGTACGGGGACCTGGCGCGGGCCGAGCACGTGGCGGTGATCGTGCCCGGGTCCGACACCGACGCGGGGCGCATCGGCTCGCTCGAAGACATGGCGGAGGCGCTGCGCCGGGCCACCGGCGGCCGTACGGCGGTCGTCGCCTGGGCCGGATACACGACTCCGCTCGGCGTCGGTCTGGACGCGGCCACCGGGCGGCTCGCCGAGGTGGGGGCGGACCGGCTCACCCGGTTCGTGGACGGTCTGGCGGCGGTCGGGGCGGCCGAGCCGTCCGTGTTCTGCCACAGCTACGGCTCCGTGGTCTGCGGCCTCGCCGCCCACCAGCTGAAGGCCAAGGACCTGGTGGTGTTCGGCTCCCCCGGGATGCGCGCCGGGAACGTCGGCGAACTCGGCACCTCCGCCCGCGTCTGGGCGGCGAAGGATCCCACCGACTGGATCGACCGGGTCCCCAACGTCGAGTTCGCGGGCCTGGGGCACGGCACCGACCCGACGGAGCCGGCCTTCGGGGCCCGCCGTATCGCGGCCGACGACGCCGCCGGCCACGGCGGCTACTTCGCGCCCGGTACGGCCTCCCTCCGCACCTTCGCCGCCATCGCCGAGGGAGACGTCCGATGAGCACCCTGACGACCATGGCCCGGAAGACGGCCGCGAAGATCGAGTCCGGCACCCCGGCCCACCGCGACCGGGCGATCGACGGGCTGCGCGCGCTGGCCCTGCTCGCCGTGCCGACCGGGCACTGGCTGCTCGGCGGCTTCACGCTCTCCTCCGACGGCGCGATCCACAACGCCAGCCCGCTGGGCACCTTCGCGGGGCTCGCCCCGGTCAGCTGGGTCCTCCAGATGCTGGGGATCTTCTTCCTGGTCGGCGGCTATGCCTCGGTCCTCTCGTACCGCCGCCGCAAGGGCTCCACGGGCGAGTGGCTCAAGGGCCGGCTCGCTCGGCTCGGCCGCCCGGTCCTCGGGGTCACCGCCGTGTGGGCGGCGCTCCTCCCGCTGCTGCACTTCGGACTCGGGGTGCCCGTGGACACCCTGCGGACGGCGTCGACGCTGGTGATCCAGCCGCTCTGGTTCGTCGGGGTGTACACCGTGGTCACCGCGCTGACCCCGCTGTGTGTACGGGCGGCCCGCCGCCTCGGGGTGTGGGCGGCGGCGCCGCTGCTCGGCTCGGTCGCCGTCGTCGACTTCCTGCGGTACGGGCCGTACGCCGACGCCGTACCGTCCTGGCTCAGCCTCCTGAACATCCTGCCCGGCTGGCTGTTCGCGTATCAGCTCGGCGTCTCCTGGGGCGAGGGCCGGGTCACGAAGCGGCATGCCTGGGCGCTGCTGCTGGGCGGGGCCGCGCTGTTCGCCGCGCTGCTGCTCGCCTTCGGCTACCCGGCGTCGATGGTCGGCGTCCCCGGCGAGGCCCGCACCAACTCGCACCCGCCGTCGCTGCTGGTCCTGGCCCTCGCCGCCGCGCAGAGCGGCGCGGCGATCCTGCTCCGCGACCGGCTCGGCCGGCTCCTGAAGCGGCCCGCGCTGTGGGCGCCGGTCGTGGTCGTCAACCTGTCGGCGATGACGATCCTGTGCTGGCACCAGACGGCGATGCTCGCCGCCGCGGTCCCCGGCTCGTACCTCGGAGAGATCCCGGGTCTGGTCGGCGCGCCGGACTCGGTCGGCTGGATCCTGGCGCGGCTCGCCTGGATGCCGGTCTTCGCCGGCCTCCTCGTCCTCATCGGCCGGTACGCCCGGACCTTCGAGTCCCCGTGGACGAGGACCGGCCCGGCCCGCCGCACCCTGGCGGGGCTGCTCGCGGCGGGCTTCGCGGTCTTCGCGCTGGGTCTCGCGTGAGGGTCTCCGGCTCCCGGACCGGAACCGGGGCCCCGGGTCGCTCCCTCCCGTCAGGGGACGGAACCCGGAGTCCCGCGTCGGCGGGTGGAACGGCCCGCTCAGCCTTCCCGGCCCACCGACGTGAACCGCATGTCCGGGTAGCGGTCGCCCGCCACCAGGCCCGCGATCGGCTCCAGCTCGGCGAGTTCGGTGTCGGTGAGGGTGATGCGGGTGGCCGCCGCGTTCTCCTCCAGGCGGGAGCGCTTGCGGGTGCCGGGGATCGGGACGACCGTCAGGCCGTGCACGGAGGCCCGCTGCTGGACCCAGGCGAGGGCGATCTGCGCCGGGGTCGCCCCGTGCGCGGCCGCGATCTTCCGTACCGGGTCGAGGAGGGCGGCGTTCCGCTCGGCGTTCTCGCCGCTGAAGCGGGGCTGGTGGCGGCGGAAGTCGCCGCCCGACAGGTCCTTCGCGGCGTCCGCGAACGCCCCGGTCAGAAAGCCCCGGCCGAGCGGCGAGTACGGCACGAACGTCACGCCGAGTTCGGCGGCGGCGCCGACGGCGCTGCGCTCCACGTCGCGGGAGAAGAGCGACCACTCCGACTGGAGCGCGGTGATCGGGTGCACGGCGTGGGCCTCGCGGAGTTCGGCCCCGGTGACCTCGCTGAGGCCCAGGTACCGGACCTTGCCCGCCCGGACGAGTTCGGCCATCGCGCCGACGGACTCGGCGAAGGGGATCTCCGGGTCGCGGCGGTGCATGTAGTAGAGGTCGATGGTCTCGATGCCGAGGCGGCGCAGGCTGTCCTCGGCGGCCTTCCTGATGTACGCGGGGTCGTTGCGGACGGCCCGGTGGGTGGGGTCGTCGGCGCGCCGCTCGATGGCGAACTTGGTGGCGAGGGTGACCTCGTCGCGGTGGGCGGCGAGGAACGGGGCGAGGAACTCCTCGTTGGCGCCGCTGCCGTAGATGTCGGCGGTGTCGATCAGGGTGACGCCGGCCTCCAGGGCCGCGTCGAGGGTGTCGCGGGCGGCGGTCTCGTCGGTGTCGCCGTAGAACTCGCTGATGCCCATGGCGCCGAAGCCCTGGACGCCGACCCGGGGTCCGTCCTGGCCGAGGCGTATGGTGTCGATCCTGGTCTCGCTGGTCATGAAGGTGTTCCTCCGCAGACGGTCCCGTAGTGGCTGATCTTGATGTCGAGCACGGCGAGCGTGTCCTGCAGTTCGGTGATCCGGGTGAGCACGTCCTCCCTGGTGGCCTCCAGGAGCTCCCGTCGCGCGTCCCGGGTGTGGTCGCCCTCGCGGACCAGCTCGGCGTACCGGACCATGTCCGCGACCGGCATCCCCGTGAGCCGCAGCTTGCCGACGAAGGCGAGCCAGCTCAGGTCCTGCTCGGTGAAGCGGCGCTGGCCGGTGTGCGACCGGTCGACGTGCGGCATGAGGCCGATCCGCTCGTACCAGCGAAGGGTGTGCGCCGAAAGACCGGTCAGCGCGGAGACCTCGCTGATGGTGTGGTGCGCCCGGGTTCCGCTCGGGCTCGTGCTCGTGCTCGCCATCACGCTCATGACCCCACGCTAAAACGTTGGAGTGCACTCGAAGCAAGTAGGCTCGGCCGCATGGAGAGCAGCGTGCCGAGCCTGGCGTCGATCGAGAACTGGCCCGTCCCCACCGCGGCCGCCGCCGTGGTCCGCGCGGACGGCACCCTGGCCGGGGCGTACGGCCCCACCGGGCGGCGCTTCCCGCTCGCCTCCGTCACCAAGCCGCTCGCGGCGTACGCCGTCCTCGTCGCGTACGAGGAGGGGGCGATCGACCTGGACGAGCCGGCCGGGCCCGAGGGCGCGACCGTCCGCCACCTGCTCGCCCACACCTCGGGGCTCGCCTTCGACGAGAACCGGGTGA contains:
- a CDS encoding MerR family transcriptional regulator, translating into MSVMASTSTSPSGTRAHHTISEVSALTGLSAHTLRWYERIGLMPHVDRSHTGQRRFTEQDLSWLAFVGKLRLTGMPVADMVRYAELVREGDHTRDARRELLEATREDVLTRITELQDTLAVLDIKISHYGTVCGGTPS
- a CDS encoding response regulator transcription factor yields the protein MTIRVIIVDDQAMVRAGFAALLSAQPDIDVVGEAPDGRQGVDVARSTHPDVVLMDVRMPELDGLAAAREILHPPTGVTHLPKVLMLTTFDVDDYVYEALRAGASGFLLKDAPPADLIAAVRVVAAGEALLAPSVTRRLIADFAASRPAPRRDTTALRLNGLTPRETEVLELIARGLSNQEIADHLVLAEQTVKTHIGRVLAKLDLRDRAQAVVFAYESGLVTPGAS
- a CDS encoding alpha/beta hydrolase, which encodes MRRISRTLITAALVTAVIGGTAGFAAGDSQEAVTGAPAGTAEWRAAGLPDPERMDPAGVARFFAGLDPARRRELARTHPTVVGNLDGAPLELRYEANARATRGQFGGARVLAHDARGRGQVALVYGDLARAEHVAVIVPGSDTDAGRIGSLEDMAEALRRATGGRTAVVAWAGYTTPLGVGLDAATGRLAEVGADRLTRFVDGLAAVGAAEPSVFCHSYGSVVCGLAAHQLKAKDLVVFGSPGMRAGNVGELGTSARVWAAKDPTDWIDRVPNVEFAGLGHGTDPTEPAFGARRIAADDAAGHGGYFAPGTASLRTFAAIAEGDVR
- a CDS encoding acyltransferase family protein, encoding MSTLTTMARKTAAKIESGTPAHRDRAIDGLRALALLAVPTGHWLLGGFTLSSDGAIHNASPLGTFAGLAPVSWVLQMLGIFFLVGGYASVLSYRRRKGSTGEWLKGRLARLGRPVLGVTAVWAALLPLLHFGLGVPVDTLRTASTLVIQPLWFVGVYTVVTALTPLCVRAARRLGVWAAAPLLGSVAVVDFLRYGPYADAVPSWLSLLNILPGWLFAYQLGVSWGEGRVTKRHAWALLLGGAALFAALLLAFGYPASMVGVPGEARTNSHPPSLLVLALAAAQSGAAILLRDRLGRLLKRPALWAPVVVVNLSAMTILCWHQTAMLAAAVPGSYLGEIPGLVGAPDSVGWILARLAWMPVFAGLLVLIGRYARTFESPWTRTGPARRTLAGLLAAGFAVFALGLA
- a CDS encoding aldo/keto reductase; translated protein: MTSETRIDTIRLGQDGPRVGVQGFGAMGISEFYGDTDETAARDTLDAALEAGVTLIDTADIYGSGANEEFLAPFLAAHRDEVTLATKFAIERRADDPTHRAVRNDPAYIRKAAEDSLRRLGIETIDLYYMHRRDPEIPFAESVGAMAELVRAGKVRYLGLSEVTGAELREAHAVHPITALQSEWSLFSRDVERSAVGAAAELGVTFVPYSPLGRGFLTGAFADAAKDLSGGDFRRHQPRFSGENAERNAALLDPVRKIAAAHGATPAQIALAWVQQRASVHGLTVVPIPGTRKRSRLEENAAATRITLTDTELAELEPIAGLVAGDRYPDMRFTSVGREG